One region of Colius striatus isolate bColStr4 chromosome 26, bColStr4.1.hap1, whole genome shotgun sequence genomic DNA includes:
- the GMIP gene encoding GEM-interacting protein isoform X2, with translation MGDPEPSGLGSHEKAPESRKRYSEIFRSLDAIEISLGNATVEMLMGDAESSEGTEPSPARELLPLSETFSKSKPSSERQVQPELTAQEADEMLSRCEGGIEAALDYAKMWCKYVKELLSWIEKRLSYETEFAKGMVKIAEAGRNAICHQHQMPLRALYTMVLEHDIKVGNAAAEAVTLLHQKEFYQPLSAKKNEIEKWRKEFKDQWAKEQKRMHESLSSLRKSRLQYTQRCEELDRAKQLSAKAEDEYQSSASTNPGSASRQLERRRRSCEDAQAKVQEAEAQYRTCISDANLRRHELEKVTLRMFKQRQAQSEEIPAGYQHLTEVCKPYRAGEKYLEFIQALQKKDIPMEVFEFEPLAAGGQRSPPSSKKKLVLHHTGPSSAARDVSTPDDTSRRQFSPDGEHSANRSLCSDTESLGGSCESRSLDSPSSSPGNTSRKLLKAPSTGTVSSSDDFEERESLHTLEAENGSSQQQLKNVSLSCAAQSHRLRRLRGPSKCRDCDTFMVSGFECEECCLACHKKCLETLLITCGRKKLPNRAPLFGIDLAQVPRDFPEEIPFLVLKCTSEIEARALAVQGIYRVSGSKARVERLCQAFESGRSLVELSEHSPHDITGVLKHFLKELSAPVLLPQLYDDLMALAKELQKAGEEKLDCAGFPSDPVQSMKDLLSKLPGSNYNTLRHLIAHLYRVAENYEENKMSPNNLGIVFGPTLIRPGSGSDVSMSCLVDSGYQAQIVEFLIQNYERVFGMDDLPSSLSPGGENPSQEASAAEGEGPESPNTAQSVTLESLSSQHGAVVGCASENSSCREAVDELTLEGAHSLLSLDAHEMNTSVGSELEDLEDSGQEKTDSDSESVLGTKPKGHFSRQPVKYIRVQAKTKPVIPTSSSLALWATNVATEPGAEGNAAESSSSTKEVLEELRQGSGGRQQLRHFEITQETARIVSKFKARDASASPEPSLDSTQRAEDANPGTYL, from the exons ATGGGAGACCCGGAACCAAGCG GTCTTGGCTCTCACGAGAAGGCACCCGAGAGCAGGAAGAGGTACAGCGAGATCTTCCGGAGCCTGGACGCCATCGAGATCTCACTGGGAAACGC GACGGTGGAGATGTTGATGGGTGATGCTGAGAGCAGCGAGGGCACAGAGCCCAGCCCAGCGAGGGAGCTGCTGCCG TTGAGTGAAACCTTCTCCAAGAGCAAACCCAGTTCAGAGAGGCAAGTGCAGCCAGAGCTCACAG ctcaggaggccgACGAGATGCTGAGCAGATGCGAAGGCGGCATCGAGGCGGCCCTGGACTACGCCAAGATGTGGTGTAAATACGTCAaagagctgctcagctggaTCGAGAAACGCCTGAGCTACG AGACAGAGTTTGCCAAGGGGATGGTGAAGATCGCAGAAGCAGGACGAAACGCCATCTGCCACCAG CACCAGATGCCTCTCCGGGCTCTCTACACCATGGTCCTGGAACACGACATCAAGGTTGGAAACGCggctgctgaggctgtgacACTGCTCCACCAGAAGGAATTCTACCAG cctctgtcAGCCAAGAAGAATGAAATTGAGAAGTGGAGGAAAGAATTCAAAGATCAGTGGGCAAAGGAGCAGAAGAGAATG CACGAGTCGCTGTCGTCGCTGCGCAAGTCGCGCCTGCAGTACACCCAGCGCTGCGAGGAGCTGGACAGAGCCAAGCAGCTGAGTGCCAAGGCTGAGGACGAGTACCAGAGCTCAGCCAGCACCAACCCGGGCAGCGCCAGCCGGCAGCTGGAGAGGCGGCGCCGCTCCTGTGAGGATGCTCAAGCCAAG GTCCAGGAGGCAGAAGCTCAGTACAGGACGTGCATCAGCGACGCCAACCTCCGCCGGCACGAGCTGGAGAAG GTCACTTTAAGGATGTTCAAGCAACGGCAAGCTCAGTCAGAAGAGATCCCAGCAGGATACCAGCACCTGACCGAGGTCTGCAAGCCCTACAGAGCGGGCGAGAAGTACCTGGAGttcatccaggctctgcagaagAAAGACATTCCCATGGAAGTGTTTGAGTTCGAGCCACTGGCTGCTGGAGGGCAGAG GTCCCCTCCCAGTAGCAAAAAGAAGCTGGTGTTGCATCACACGGGACCCTCCTCAGCAGCCAGAGACGTGAGCACTCCGGATGACACGTCCAGGAGGCAATTCTCCCCAGATGGTGAACACA GTGCAAACAGATCCCTCTGCAGCGACACAGAAAGTCTGGGTGGGAGCTGTGAATCCCGCTCCCTGGACTCTCCCAGTTCCAGCCCAG GCAACACCAGCAGGAAGCTGCTGAAAGCTCCATCCACTGGCACCGTGTCGTCCTCGGATGACTTCGAAGAGAGAGAGTCCCTGCACACGCTGGAAGCCG AGAATGGCTcgtcccagcagcagctgaagaacGTTTCCCTCTCGTGTGCTGCCCAGAGCCACCGGCTCCGCCGCCTGCGGGGACCGTCCAAGTGCAGGGACTGCGACACCTTCATGGTCAGCGGCTTCGAGTGCGAGGAG TGCTGCCTGGCCTGCCACAAGAAGTGTCTCGAGACCCTGCTCATCACCTGCGGCCGCAAGAAGCTGCCCAACCGGGCGCCTCTGTTCGGCATCGACTTGGCGCAGGTCCCTCGGGACTTCCCGGAGGAAATTCCCTTCCTGGTGCTGAAATGCACCTCGGAGATCGAAGCCCGTGCCCTGGCAGTGCAG GGCATCTACCGGGTCAGCGGCTCCAAGGCGCGTGTGGAGAGGCTGTGCCAGGCTTTCGAGAGCGGCCGCAGCCTGGTGGAGCTCTCCGAGCACTCCCCCCACGACATCACCGGCGTCCTCAAGCATTTCCTCAAGGAG CTCTCGGCACcggtgctgctgccccagctctACGACGACCTCATGGCGCTCGCCAAAGAGCTGCAGAAAGCTGGGGAGGAAAAGCTGGACTGTGCAGGTTTTCCCTCTGACCCCGTCCAGAGCATGAAGGACTTGCTGAGCAAACTGCCTGGAAGCAACTACAACACCCTGAGGCACCTGATTGCCCACTTGTACAG ggtgGCAGAGAATTACGAGGAGAACAAGATGTCCCCAAACAACCTGGGCATCGTGTTTGGTCCCACGCTGATCCGGCCGGGCTCGGGGAGCGACGTGTCCATGTCCTGCCTTGTTGACTCCGGGTACCAAGCCCAGATTGTGGAGTTTCTCATCCAGAACTACGAGAGGGTGTTTGGGATGGACGACCTGCCCTCGTCCTTATCCCCAGGAGGTGAAAACCCTTCGCAGGAAGCATCAGCAGCAGAGGGTGAAGGACCCGAGAGCCCGAACACAGCCCAGAGCGTGACCCTGGAG agcctctcctcccagcacGGTGCAGTCGTGGGCTGCGCCTCTGAGAACTCGTCCTGCAGAGAGGCCGTGGATGAGCTGACTCTGGAGGGAGCCCACAGCCTGCTAAGCCTGGATGCTCATG AGATGAACACGAGTGTTGGCTCTGAGCTGGAGGACCTGGAGGACTCTGGGCAGGAGAAGACAGACAGTGACTCAGAGTCAGTGCTGGGGACCAAGCCCAAGGGCCACTTCAGCCGACAGCCCGTCAAGTACATCCGAGTGCAGGCGAAAACGAAGCCGGTCATTCCCacctcctccagcctggcccTGTGGGCTACCAACGTGGCCACCGAGCCTGGTGCAGAGGGCAACGCTGctgagagcagctccagcacaaaggaggtgctggaggagctcaGGCAGGGCTCGGgggggaggcagcagctcagacACTTTGAGATCACGCAGGAGACAGCCAGGATCGTCTCCAAGTTCAAAGCCAGAGATGCTTCTGcatcccctgagccttctctggACAGCACCCAGAGAGCAGAGGACGCCAACCCAGGGACATACCTGTAG
- the GMIP gene encoding GEM-interacting protein isoform X1: MGDPEPSGLGSHEKAPESRKRYSEIFRSLDAIEISLGNATVEMLMGDAESSEGTEPSPARELLPLSETFSKSKPSSERQVQPELTAQEADEMLSRCEGGIEAALDYAKMWCKYVKELLSWIEKRLSYETEFAKGMVKIAEAGRNAICHQHQMPLRALYTMVLEHDIKVGNAAAEAVTLLHQKEFYQPLSAKKNEIEKWRKEFKDQWAKEQKRMHESLSSLRKSRLQYTQRCEELDRAKQLSAKAEDEYQSSASTNPGSASRQLERRRRSCEDAQAKVQEAEAQYRTCISDANLRRHELEKVRARIVSHVRKLIYQGDEMLTWVTLRMFKQRQAQSEEIPAGYQHLTEVCKPYRAGEKYLEFIQALQKKDIPMEVFEFEPLAAGGQRSPPSSKKKLVLHHTGPSSAARDVSTPDDTSRRQFSPDGEHSANRSLCSDTESLGGSCESRSLDSPSSSPGNTSRKLLKAPSTGTVSSSDDFEERESLHTLEAENGSSQQQLKNVSLSCAAQSHRLRRLRGPSKCRDCDTFMVSGFECEECCLACHKKCLETLLITCGRKKLPNRAPLFGIDLAQVPRDFPEEIPFLVLKCTSEIEARALAVQGIYRVSGSKARVERLCQAFESGRSLVELSEHSPHDITGVLKHFLKELSAPVLLPQLYDDLMALAKELQKAGEEKLDCAGFPSDPVQSMKDLLSKLPGSNYNTLRHLIAHLYRVAENYEENKMSPNNLGIVFGPTLIRPGSGSDVSMSCLVDSGYQAQIVEFLIQNYERVFGMDDLPSSLSPGGENPSQEASAAEGEGPESPNTAQSVTLESLSSQHGAVVGCASENSSCREAVDELTLEGAHSLLSLDAHEMNTSVGSELEDLEDSGQEKTDSDSESVLGTKPKGHFSRQPVKYIRVQAKTKPVIPTSSSLALWATNVATEPGAEGNAAESSSSTKEVLEELRQGSGGRQQLRHFEITQETARIVSKFKARDASASPEPSLDSTQRAEDANPGTYL, from the exons ATGGGAGACCCGGAACCAAGCG GTCTTGGCTCTCACGAGAAGGCACCCGAGAGCAGGAAGAGGTACAGCGAGATCTTCCGGAGCCTGGACGCCATCGAGATCTCACTGGGAAACGC GACGGTGGAGATGTTGATGGGTGATGCTGAGAGCAGCGAGGGCACAGAGCCCAGCCCAGCGAGGGAGCTGCTGCCG TTGAGTGAAACCTTCTCCAAGAGCAAACCCAGTTCAGAGAGGCAAGTGCAGCCAGAGCTCACAG ctcaggaggccgACGAGATGCTGAGCAGATGCGAAGGCGGCATCGAGGCGGCCCTGGACTACGCCAAGATGTGGTGTAAATACGTCAaagagctgctcagctggaTCGAGAAACGCCTGAGCTACG AGACAGAGTTTGCCAAGGGGATGGTGAAGATCGCAGAAGCAGGACGAAACGCCATCTGCCACCAG CACCAGATGCCTCTCCGGGCTCTCTACACCATGGTCCTGGAACACGACATCAAGGTTGGAAACGCggctgctgaggctgtgacACTGCTCCACCAGAAGGAATTCTACCAG cctctgtcAGCCAAGAAGAATGAAATTGAGAAGTGGAGGAAAGAATTCAAAGATCAGTGGGCAAAGGAGCAGAAGAGAATG CACGAGTCGCTGTCGTCGCTGCGCAAGTCGCGCCTGCAGTACACCCAGCGCTGCGAGGAGCTGGACAGAGCCAAGCAGCTGAGTGCCAAGGCTGAGGACGAGTACCAGAGCTCAGCCAGCACCAACCCGGGCAGCGCCAGCCGGCAGCTGGAGAGGCGGCGCCGCTCCTGTGAGGATGCTCAAGCCAAG GTCCAGGAGGCAGAAGCTCAGTACAGGACGTGCATCAGCGACGCCAACCTCCGCCGGCACGAGCTGGAGAAGGTGCGAGCCAGGATCGTCTCCCACGTCAGGAAGCTCATTTACCAGGGGGACGAGATGCTCACCTGG GTCACTTTAAGGATGTTCAAGCAACGGCAAGCTCAGTCAGAAGAGATCCCAGCAGGATACCAGCACCTGACCGAGGTCTGCAAGCCCTACAGAGCGGGCGAGAAGTACCTGGAGttcatccaggctctgcagaagAAAGACATTCCCATGGAAGTGTTTGAGTTCGAGCCACTGGCTGCTGGAGGGCAGAG GTCCCCTCCCAGTAGCAAAAAGAAGCTGGTGTTGCATCACACGGGACCCTCCTCAGCAGCCAGAGACGTGAGCACTCCGGATGACACGTCCAGGAGGCAATTCTCCCCAGATGGTGAACACA GTGCAAACAGATCCCTCTGCAGCGACACAGAAAGTCTGGGTGGGAGCTGTGAATCCCGCTCCCTGGACTCTCCCAGTTCCAGCCCAG GCAACACCAGCAGGAAGCTGCTGAAAGCTCCATCCACTGGCACCGTGTCGTCCTCGGATGACTTCGAAGAGAGAGAGTCCCTGCACACGCTGGAAGCCG AGAATGGCTcgtcccagcagcagctgaagaacGTTTCCCTCTCGTGTGCTGCCCAGAGCCACCGGCTCCGCCGCCTGCGGGGACCGTCCAAGTGCAGGGACTGCGACACCTTCATGGTCAGCGGCTTCGAGTGCGAGGAG TGCTGCCTGGCCTGCCACAAGAAGTGTCTCGAGACCCTGCTCATCACCTGCGGCCGCAAGAAGCTGCCCAACCGGGCGCCTCTGTTCGGCATCGACTTGGCGCAGGTCCCTCGGGACTTCCCGGAGGAAATTCCCTTCCTGGTGCTGAAATGCACCTCGGAGATCGAAGCCCGTGCCCTGGCAGTGCAG GGCATCTACCGGGTCAGCGGCTCCAAGGCGCGTGTGGAGAGGCTGTGCCAGGCTTTCGAGAGCGGCCGCAGCCTGGTGGAGCTCTCCGAGCACTCCCCCCACGACATCACCGGCGTCCTCAAGCATTTCCTCAAGGAG CTCTCGGCACcggtgctgctgccccagctctACGACGACCTCATGGCGCTCGCCAAAGAGCTGCAGAAAGCTGGGGAGGAAAAGCTGGACTGTGCAGGTTTTCCCTCTGACCCCGTCCAGAGCATGAAGGACTTGCTGAGCAAACTGCCTGGAAGCAACTACAACACCCTGAGGCACCTGATTGCCCACTTGTACAG ggtgGCAGAGAATTACGAGGAGAACAAGATGTCCCCAAACAACCTGGGCATCGTGTTTGGTCCCACGCTGATCCGGCCGGGCTCGGGGAGCGACGTGTCCATGTCCTGCCTTGTTGACTCCGGGTACCAAGCCCAGATTGTGGAGTTTCTCATCCAGAACTACGAGAGGGTGTTTGGGATGGACGACCTGCCCTCGTCCTTATCCCCAGGAGGTGAAAACCCTTCGCAGGAAGCATCAGCAGCAGAGGGTGAAGGACCCGAGAGCCCGAACACAGCCCAGAGCGTGACCCTGGAG agcctctcctcccagcacGGTGCAGTCGTGGGCTGCGCCTCTGAGAACTCGTCCTGCAGAGAGGCCGTGGATGAGCTGACTCTGGAGGGAGCCCACAGCCTGCTAAGCCTGGATGCTCATG AGATGAACACGAGTGTTGGCTCTGAGCTGGAGGACCTGGAGGACTCTGGGCAGGAGAAGACAGACAGTGACTCAGAGTCAGTGCTGGGGACCAAGCCCAAGGGCCACTTCAGCCGACAGCCCGTCAAGTACATCCGAGTGCAGGCGAAAACGAAGCCGGTCATTCCCacctcctccagcctggcccTGTGGGCTACCAACGTGGCCACCGAGCCTGGTGCAGAGGGCAACGCTGctgagagcagctccagcacaaaggaggtgctggaggagctcaGGCAGGGCTCGGgggggaggcagcagctcagacACTTTGAGATCACGCAGGAGACAGCCAGGATCGTCTCCAAGTTCAAAGCCAGAGATGCTTCTGcatcccctgagccttctctggACAGCACCCAGAGAGCAGAGGACGCCAACCCAGGGACATACCTGTAG
- the GMIP gene encoding GEM-interacting protein isoform X3 produces the protein MLSRCEGGIEAALDYAKMWCKYVKELLSWIEKRLSYETEFAKGMVKIAEAGRNAICHQHQMPLRALYTMVLEHDIKVGNAAAEAVTLLHQKEFYQPLSAKKNEIEKWRKEFKDQWAKEQKRMHESLSSLRKSRLQYTQRCEELDRAKQLSAKAEDEYQSSASTNPGSASRQLERRRRSCEDAQAKVQEAEAQYRTCISDANLRRHELEKVRARIVSHVRKLIYQGDEMLTWVTLRMFKQRQAQSEEIPAGYQHLTEVCKPYRAGEKYLEFIQALQKKDIPMEVFEFEPLAAGGQRSPPSSKKKLVLHHTGPSSAARDVSTPDDTSRRQFSPDGEHSANRSLCSDTESLGGSCESRSLDSPSSSPGNTSRKLLKAPSTGTVSSSDDFEERESLHTLEAENGSSQQQLKNVSLSCAAQSHRLRRLRGPSKCRDCDTFMVSGFECEECCLACHKKCLETLLITCGRKKLPNRAPLFGIDLAQVPRDFPEEIPFLVLKCTSEIEARALAVQGIYRVSGSKARVERLCQAFESGRSLVELSEHSPHDITGVLKHFLKELSAPVLLPQLYDDLMALAKELQKAGEEKLDCAGFPSDPVQSMKDLLSKLPGSNYNTLRHLIAHLYRVAENYEENKMSPNNLGIVFGPTLIRPGSGSDVSMSCLVDSGYQAQIVEFLIQNYERVFGMDDLPSSLSPGGENPSQEASAAEGEGPESPNTAQSVTLESLSSQHGAVVGCASENSSCREAVDELTLEGAHSLLSLDAHEMNTSVGSELEDLEDSGQEKTDSDSESVLGTKPKGHFSRQPVKYIRVQAKTKPVIPTSSSLALWATNVATEPGAEGNAAESSSSTKEVLEELRQGSGGRQQLRHFEITQETARIVSKFKARDASASPEPSLDSTQRAEDANPGTYL, from the exons ATGCTGAGCAGATGCGAAGGCGGCATCGAGGCGGCCCTGGACTACGCCAAGATGTGGTGTAAATACGTCAaagagctgctcagctggaTCGAGAAACGCCTGAGCTACG AGACAGAGTTTGCCAAGGGGATGGTGAAGATCGCAGAAGCAGGACGAAACGCCATCTGCCACCAG CACCAGATGCCTCTCCGGGCTCTCTACACCATGGTCCTGGAACACGACATCAAGGTTGGAAACGCggctgctgaggctgtgacACTGCTCCACCAGAAGGAATTCTACCAG cctctgtcAGCCAAGAAGAATGAAATTGAGAAGTGGAGGAAAGAATTCAAAGATCAGTGGGCAAAGGAGCAGAAGAGAATG CACGAGTCGCTGTCGTCGCTGCGCAAGTCGCGCCTGCAGTACACCCAGCGCTGCGAGGAGCTGGACAGAGCCAAGCAGCTGAGTGCCAAGGCTGAGGACGAGTACCAGAGCTCAGCCAGCACCAACCCGGGCAGCGCCAGCCGGCAGCTGGAGAGGCGGCGCCGCTCCTGTGAGGATGCTCAAGCCAAG GTCCAGGAGGCAGAAGCTCAGTACAGGACGTGCATCAGCGACGCCAACCTCCGCCGGCACGAGCTGGAGAAGGTGCGAGCCAGGATCGTCTCCCACGTCAGGAAGCTCATTTACCAGGGGGACGAGATGCTCACCTGG GTCACTTTAAGGATGTTCAAGCAACGGCAAGCTCAGTCAGAAGAGATCCCAGCAGGATACCAGCACCTGACCGAGGTCTGCAAGCCCTACAGAGCGGGCGAGAAGTACCTGGAGttcatccaggctctgcagaagAAAGACATTCCCATGGAAGTGTTTGAGTTCGAGCCACTGGCTGCTGGAGGGCAGAG GTCCCCTCCCAGTAGCAAAAAGAAGCTGGTGTTGCATCACACGGGACCCTCCTCAGCAGCCAGAGACGTGAGCACTCCGGATGACACGTCCAGGAGGCAATTCTCCCCAGATGGTGAACACA GTGCAAACAGATCCCTCTGCAGCGACACAGAAAGTCTGGGTGGGAGCTGTGAATCCCGCTCCCTGGACTCTCCCAGTTCCAGCCCAG GCAACACCAGCAGGAAGCTGCTGAAAGCTCCATCCACTGGCACCGTGTCGTCCTCGGATGACTTCGAAGAGAGAGAGTCCCTGCACACGCTGGAAGCCG AGAATGGCTcgtcccagcagcagctgaagaacGTTTCCCTCTCGTGTGCTGCCCAGAGCCACCGGCTCCGCCGCCTGCGGGGACCGTCCAAGTGCAGGGACTGCGACACCTTCATGGTCAGCGGCTTCGAGTGCGAGGAG TGCTGCCTGGCCTGCCACAAGAAGTGTCTCGAGACCCTGCTCATCACCTGCGGCCGCAAGAAGCTGCCCAACCGGGCGCCTCTGTTCGGCATCGACTTGGCGCAGGTCCCTCGGGACTTCCCGGAGGAAATTCCCTTCCTGGTGCTGAAATGCACCTCGGAGATCGAAGCCCGTGCCCTGGCAGTGCAG GGCATCTACCGGGTCAGCGGCTCCAAGGCGCGTGTGGAGAGGCTGTGCCAGGCTTTCGAGAGCGGCCGCAGCCTGGTGGAGCTCTCCGAGCACTCCCCCCACGACATCACCGGCGTCCTCAAGCATTTCCTCAAGGAG CTCTCGGCACcggtgctgctgccccagctctACGACGACCTCATGGCGCTCGCCAAAGAGCTGCAGAAAGCTGGGGAGGAAAAGCTGGACTGTGCAGGTTTTCCCTCTGACCCCGTCCAGAGCATGAAGGACTTGCTGAGCAAACTGCCTGGAAGCAACTACAACACCCTGAGGCACCTGATTGCCCACTTGTACAG ggtgGCAGAGAATTACGAGGAGAACAAGATGTCCCCAAACAACCTGGGCATCGTGTTTGGTCCCACGCTGATCCGGCCGGGCTCGGGGAGCGACGTGTCCATGTCCTGCCTTGTTGACTCCGGGTACCAAGCCCAGATTGTGGAGTTTCTCATCCAGAACTACGAGAGGGTGTTTGGGATGGACGACCTGCCCTCGTCCTTATCCCCAGGAGGTGAAAACCCTTCGCAGGAAGCATCAGCAGCAGAGGGTGAAGGACCCGAGAGCCCGAACACAGCCCAGAGCGTGACCCTGGAG agcctctcctcccagcacGGTGCAGTCGTGGGCTGCGCCTCTGAGAACTCGTCCTGCAGAGAGGCCGTGGATGAGCTGACTCTGGAGGGAGCCCACAGCCTGCTAAGCCTGGATGCTCATG AGATGAACACGAGTGTTGGCTCTGAGCTGGAGGACCTGGAGGACTCTGGGCAGGAGAAGACAGACAGTGACTCAGAGTCAGTGCTGGGGACCAAGCCCAAGGGCCACTTCAGCCGACAGCCCGTCAAGTACATCCGAGTGCAGGCGAAAACGAAGCCGGTCATTCCCacctcctccagcctggcccTGTGGGCTACCAACGTGGCCACCGAGCCTGGTGCAGAGGGCAACGCTGctgagagcagctccagcacaaaggaggtgctggaggagctcaGGCAGGGCTCGGgggggaggcagcagctcagacACTTTGAGATCACGCAGGAGACAGCCAGGATCGTCTCCAAGTTCAAAGCCAGAGATGCTTCTGcatcccctgagccttctctggACAGCACCCAGAGAGCAGAGGACGCCAACCCAGGGACATACCTGTAG